In Opitutaceae bacterium, the sequence AACAGCCACGACACTCCAGAGCCCGCGGGAGGAGTACACGATGTTGACCGCTGTTGCGTCGCCGTACACCGCCAGCGCATACGCCACGCTGGCCGCCTGAACTGCCAGCAGGACCGCGCCCGGCCCAAGCCAGGGCCAGGCTGCACGTGGTACTGAAGTGAGCGGAGCGTGGAATCGGTGAATGATGCCAAAAGAGTAGATCGCAAGACTTCCGAACATGATGGGCAGATAGACTCCCGCCCCCCACGCAGGCGCCCATTTCTGCACAAGCACATCCGTCAGCGCAAACGCCGCGGCGGCGACAGAGCCCCACACAACGGTCGTCCCGACGCGACGATGCGGGATGCCCCTGGCTCCCAGGTTCAGCAGGACAATCGCCAGAGTGCTGAGCGCCGCCGCCAGCCACCACTTGAGAGGCACCGGATCGGCGAGCAGAATCGCGCTGAATAGCGCTACCAGCATGATTTTCAGGCCGAGAACAGGCGTCGCTATCGAAACATCACCCTCGATCGCGAGGAACGTGGCAATCTGCCCGACAAAGAACATCAGGCCGGTAAGCGCAGGCTGCCAAAGCATCGCATGGGGTTGTCCCGTGCCGCCGACAAGCAGGAGCGGTGAGAAGCACACGGCCATCGCCCAGTTGGAGACAAACGTGGTTCGCCACAATCCCACGCCGTACGCGGAGGCACGCTTCACCAGAAGCACGGCAATGACATAGCCGAAGCTGCTCGCCAGTGGAAACAGCAGATGAACGGGAAATCTCACGTCAGGAGACGACCATCACCGTCTGGATGCACAAAGCAATGACCGGTCCGCCGGCAATCAAAGATAGGACTCGATCAGCTTCTCAAATGCAGCCTCATCCGAGACCGCACCTATCTTTCGGTGCCGTATCCGCCCGTCGCGATCGATCACAAACGTGGTCGGCATGACCTCAACCTGGTAGGCGGAGGTAACCTCGTCATCACCCATCACGATCGGATAGTTGATGCCCATGGATGCGACAAACTTCCTGACAACACCGGGCCCCTGCGCGTCGAGGGAGATGCCGACAATCACAAGACCTCGTTCGGCCAGCTTCTTGTACAGATCGACGTAGAATGGCATCTCGGCACGGCACGGCGGACACCAGGTCGCCCAGAAATCCACGATCACGACCTTGCCTTTGAATTGGGAGAGCTTCACCTCCGCTCCA encodes:
- a CDS encoding TlpA family protein disulfide reductase, yielding MNQFPVVRPLVCMVIALAGFTSLGGCKERQEPHEAARKDAGLPAAAEWRLKDLAGAEVKLSQFKGKVVIVDFWATWCPPCRAEMPFYVDLYKKLAERGLVIVGISLDAQGPGVVRKFVASMGINYPIVMGDDEVTSAYQVEVMPTTFVIDRDGRIRHRKIGAVSDEAAFEKLIESYL
- a CDS encoding DMT family transporter, which encodes MRFPVHLLFPLASSFGYVIAVLLVKRASAYGVGLWRTTFVSNWAMAVCFSPLLLVGGTGQPHAMLWQPALTGLMFFVGQIATFLAIEGDVSIATPVLGLKIMLVALFSAILLADPVPLKWWLAAALSTLAIVLLNLGARGIPHRRVGTTVVWGSVAAAAFALTDVLVQKWAPAWGAGVYLPIMFGSLAIYSFGIIHRFHAPLTSVPRAAWPWLGPGAVLLAVQAASVAYALAVYGDATAVNIVYSSRGLWSVVAVWMIGHWFENEEKSLPPALLRNRLVGAILMLAAIGLIGVP